One window from the genome of Natronomonas pharaonis DSM 2160 encodes:
- a CDS encoding tRNA(Ile)(2)-agmatinylcytidine synthase — MTVIGIDDTDSRERGMCTTYVADTIARALADAGHEVRRVLLVRCNPAVEHKTRGNAALAVHSDAPVEAASETARDIVESAAETADDRTNPGVVVAEGPPEAVPASVQSFSRTAIRGHHERHDAHAVIDSVGYQAHGWKNGRGVIGALAAVGAWKTLDDWTYEHIVYREPSRWGSDRDVSVESVFDAADSYYPEVWDTVDRGTGEAVCVPKTPGPVLYGIRGDDPEACRAVAANIDSEPADSERTFVTNQGTDGHLQDGAVGAARDGYAYRLSGTVAEAPETRRGGHVFFELVGDGDGTATLQCAAFEPTKRFRDRVRKLRVGDRITACGECTDGTLKLEKFAVRGLVRTERVTPVCPDCERTMESAGAGQGYRCRDCGTAAEGKAEQPLSRDLEIGWYEVPPRARRHIAKPLVRGGFDAPVHPES, encoded by the coding sequence GTGACGGTCATCGGTATCGACGACACGGACTCCCGGGAACGCGGAATGTGTACAACGTACGTGGCGGATACGATTGCCAGAGCGCTCGCCGACGCCGGCCACGAGGTCCGACGGGTGCTGCTCGTTCGGTGCAATCCCGCCGTCGAACACAAGACTCGCGGAAACGCCGCGCTGGCGGTCCACTCTGACGCACCAGTCGAAGCCGCTTCGGAGACGGCACGGGATATCGTCGAGAGCGCGGCCGAAACAGCCGACGACAGGACGAACCCGGGGGTGGTCGTCGCCGAGGGGCCGCCGGAGGCAGTCCCAGCGTCCGTCCAGTCGTTCAGCCGCACGGCCATCCGTGGCCACCACGAACGGCACGACGCCCACGCTGTCATCGATAGCGTCGGCTATCAGGCGCACGGCTGGAAGAACGGCCGCGGCGTTATCGGAGCGCTGGCGGCTGTCGGGGCATGGAAAACCCTCGACGACTGGACGTACGAGCACATCGTCTACCGCGAGCCAAGCCGCTGGGGGAGCGACCGGGACGTGTCCGTCGAGTCAGTCTTCGACGCCGCCGATAGCTACTACCCTGAAGTGTGGGATACAGTCGACCGCGGGACCGGCGAAGCGGTCTGTGTGCCGAAGACGCCGGGACCGGTGCTCTACGGTATCCGTGGTGACGACCCCGAGGCCTGTCGTGCGGTCGCCGCGAACATCGACAGCGAGCCGGCCGATAGCGAACGGACGTTCGTCACAAATCAGGGAACGGACGGTCATCTCCAAGATGGCGCGGTCGGCGCGGCTCGGGACGGATACGCCTACCGGCTGTCCGGGACCGTCGCAGAGGCTCCGGAGACGAGGCGCGGCGGGCACGTGTTCTTCGAACTGGTCGGCGACGGCGACGGAACCGCGACGCTCCAGTGTGCGGCCTTCGAGCCGACAAAGCGGTTCCGCGACCGGGTCCGGAAGCTCCGGGTCGGCGACCGGATTACCGCCTGTGGGGAGTGCACCGACGGAACACTGAAACTAGAAAAGTTCGCTGTTAGGGGGCTTGTCCGGACCGAGCGCGTGACGCCGGTCTGTCCGGATTGTGAGCGAACGATGGAGTCCGCGGGAGCAGGACAGGGCTACCGGTGCCGGGACTGTGGAACCGCAGCCGAAGGGAAAGCAGAACAGCCGCTCTCGCGGGACCTCGAAATCGGGTGGTACGAGGTCCCCCCACGGGCACGCCGACACATCGCCAAGCCGCTCGTTAGGGGCGGCTTTGACGCGCCAGTACATCCCGAATCGTAG
- a CDS encoding transcriptional regulator, translating to MSRSALVGNITAMLEDAGFTVSDRCAIRPKSFDIAARRGDDVLLLKVLANIDAFDGYTGTEMRRLGEYLDATPLVIGLRTRDEELKPGVVYFRHGVPVFSPDTAMDLFIEEVPPLIYAAPGGLYVNIDGDLLSDIRSQEDMSLGKLANELGVSRRTVSKYEDGMSASVEVAAELEEIFDRKLASPVEVLSGAEEVRDDVDEPEAPEADPDDAEIVTVLTRVGFEVHPTMQAPFKAVSEDEKRERKVLTGHSEFNRTAEKRARIMSSVGHVTRTRSVYVVDSTKRDSVDGTALIEREEFERIHDSDELENLIRERAEG from the coding sequence ATGTCACGGTCCGCACTGGTCGGCAACATCACCGCGATGCTCGAGGACGCTGGCTTCACGGTGAGCGACCGGTGTGCAATACGGCCGAAAAGCTTCGACATCGCGGCACGGCGCGGCGATGATGTGCTCCTGCTGAAGGTTCTCGCTAACATCGATGCTTTCGATGGGTACACCGGAACTGAGATGCGGCGACTCGGGGAGTACCTCGATGCGACGCCGCTTGTCATCGGGCTCCGGACACGCGATGAGGAGCTCAAACCTGGCGTCGTCTACTTCCGCCACGGCGTTCCGGTCTTTTCGCCGGACACGGCGATGGACCTGTTCATCGAGGAGGTGCCGCCGCTAATTTACGCCGCCCCCGGTGGCCTCTACGTCAATATCGACGGCGATCTGCTGTCCGACATTCGCTCTCAGGAGGACATGTCGCTCGGAAAGCTCGCCAACGAACTCGGTGTCTCCCGTCGCACTGTCTCGAAGTACGAAGACGGGATGAGCGCCAGCGTCGAGGTGGCTGCCGAGCTCGAGGAAATATTCGACCGGAAACTCGCCAGTCCTGTCGAAGTTCTCAGCGGAGCCGAGGAGGTCAGAGACGACGTTGACGAGCCGGAGGCCCCGGAGGCAGACCCGGACGACGCGGAAATTGTCACTGTACTGACTCGCGTCGGATTCGAGGTTCACCCAACGATGCAGGCCCCATTTAAGGCTGTCAGCGAAGACGAAAAGCGGGAACGGAAGGTACTGACCGGCCACTCCGAGTTCAACCGCACTGCCGAAAAACGGGCTCGGATTATGTCCTCGGTCGGCCACGTCACCCGAACCCGCTCGGTCTACGTCGTCGACAGCACCAAACGCGACTCCGTCGACGGAACGGCGCTTATCGAACGCGAGGAGTTCGAACGCATCCACGACTCCGACGAACTGGAGAATCTCATCCGCGAGCGCGCTGAGGGCTAG
- a CDS encoding methyl-accepting chemotaxis protein has product MTESQFEAVSEVSSEVGDVSATVEEIAATADEVAATSKEAESLAQTGREAAEEAIDVMRRVEDSSDDVRADIRSLEERVEEIDSVVAVIDDIADQTNILALNASIEAARAGEAGDGFGVVADEVKRLAEEAQANAEEIEATVEDIKQDTAETVESLQRMADDVASGAEQVESTVETLREIAAAITETSEGIQEVSDATDDQASSTEEIANMVEDIVEQATEAADAAESIAAANEQQVARIRDIDETVQRLTASGDDG; this is encoded by the coding sequence TTGACCGAGTCACAGTTTGAGGCCGTCTCGGAGGTATCTTCGGAGGTAGGAGACGTCTCGGCGACCGTCGAAGAGATCGCCGCAACAGCCGACGAAGTGGCGGCCACAAGCAAAGAGGCAGAATCGCTGGCACAAACCGGACGGGAAGCCGCCGAGGAAGCAATCGACGTAATGCGGCGCGTGGAGGACTCCTCCGATGACGTGAGAGCGGACATCCGCTCGTTGGAGGAGCGCGTCGAGGAGATCGATTCAGTCGTCGCTGTTATCGACGATATCGCCGACCAGACGAACATCCTCGCGCTGAACGCCTCCATCGAAGCCGCCCGCGCAGGCGAGGCCGGCGATGGCTTCGGTGTCGTCGCCGACGAAGTAAAGCGGCTCGCTGAGGAAGCACAGGCAAACGCCGAAGAAATAGAGGCGACAGTTGAGGATATCAAACAGGACACAGCAGAAACCGTCGAGAGCCTCCAACGGATGGCCGACGATGTCGCCAGCGGCGCCGAACAGGTTGAGTCGACGGTGGAAACACTCCGGGAGATAGCCGCAGCCATCACCGAGACCTCGGAGGGGATTCAGGAGGTGTCGGACGCGACCGACGACCAAGCGTCGTCAACCGAAGAAATCGCTAACATGGTCGAGGACATCGTCGAGCAAGCGACGGAGGCCGCCGACGCGGCCGAATCGATCGCCGCCGCCAACGAACAACAGGTAGCTCGGATACGGGACATCGACGAGACGGTCCAGCGGCTGACCGCCAGCGGAGACGACGGCTAG
- a CDS encoding protoglobin domain-containing protein — protein MGKQEFGQADFGQGGLNDGLDVDSLVDEIGLDEKEIGWRKEFVDFDDEDIQRLESYSDVFAANAGRIADDFYENITDHEETVEILSRSPKGVEQLKRTQSAYLVTLTQGEYGQEYFRNRARIGKIHDRLDMPMHFYIGQYSVYYDLILPLVGKRLTESLTERLAGASPDGGTAVASGAGTAEEAVSDIVESEVEDAIDDILAVFRLVNLDMQVVTDTYIHSYNKDLESELERQQQVADEVEDAVSEAHEMAAEVARSSEEISVDRVTV, from the coding sequence CTTAACGACGGGCTCGATGTCGACTCGCTCGTCGACGAAATCGGCCTCGATGAAAAAGAAATCGGGTGGCGAAAGGAGTTCGTCGATTTCGACGACGAGGACATCCAACGGCTCGAATCCTACAGTGATGTCTTCGCGGCGAACGCGGGGCGGATAGCCGACGACTTCTACGAGAACATCACTGACCACGAGGAGACCGTCGAGATACTCAGTCGGTCGCCGAAAGGGGTCGAACAGCTAAAGCGGACGCAGTCGGCGTACCTAGTGACGCTTACACAGGGGGAGTACGGACAGGAGTACTTCCGAAACCGCGCTCGCATCGGCAAGATACACGACCGACTGGATATGCCGATGCATTTCTACATCGGACAGTACAGCGTCTACTACGACCTCATTCTTCCGCTGGTAGGAAAGCGGCTCACAGAATCGTTGACAGAGCGGCTAGCCGGCGCGAGCCCCGACGGCGGGACGGCGGTCGCAAGTGGGGCCGGCACGGCAGAGGAAGCGGTTTCGGACATCGTCGAATCGGAAGTCGAAGACGCCATCGACGATATTCTCGCCGTTTTCCGGCTCGTCAACCTCGATATGCAGGTCGTGACAGACACGTATATCCACTCGTACAACAAGGACCTTGAATCGGAGCTAGAGCGTCAACAACAGGTCGCAGACGAGGTCGAAGACGCGGTCAGCGAAGCCCACGAGATGGCCGCCGAGGTCGCCAGGTCCTCGGAGGAAATCAGCGTTGACCGAGTCACAGTTTGA